Proteins from a genomic interval of Clostridium sp. M62/1:
- a CDS encoding AAA family ATPase, whose amino-acid sequence MKPLRLVMSAFGSYLKQTEIDFEALGDGIFLITGDTGAGKTTIFDAIAFALYGETSGQRRDGSMMRSQSALPKQETRVELVFSDRGEVYRIVRSPSYERPSLRKKKDGEQAMTTQPARVSLFLPDGSEFPGKISDVNEKIREIVGVDRGQFSQTAMIAQGEYMRLLTAGSRERKEIFSRIFDTGVYERIQRKLRERNSELAKKLEDNGKFCLREAERIRVPEESGLAPRWEQAVSSLESCPEEILAVSKEACSFSRMEAEKERREDERLVDELHRLGSRIERARRVSELKEQEKAAEEHLRLLQSSQEVFEEKKRRLKLGRQAAPVWQKEDEARKKEGEWIEAGERLGEIKEKLSALSEDFLQAEKDSGEAESRYRAEQPGLLEQEQELKRSLPLYRELEQCMASIRAEEVRRERTKREEEASAEGQEDCLKRLAALKAEREEKRDSGLNLERCRAEIERLKKRKDEVTQLGRKLKELEEREKRLKEEQDILGRESRNYEQAAADYDRLYRIFILSQAGLLAEELREGKPCPVCGSLSHPCPARLLDERVTAEQLDRAKKVRETADRAARERLACVRALKAETGVVKSQCEAMYEAIRKPGADEVKEHAVFDRQNAFQEMRELFFELQEEQRQREREEKEWEKARIRLSEIDVLMEKEEKKREDLERKRKELSGELAGTESRLSSLKARYEEQKKQLLFETGEQAEERLSRIQEAAGKLLAEKEKAEKRKEELGRQTGLLKGRLASEEEKERKLLSQKEQIYGEWQELLQKMGFSGEEEYRSAILKEGEQERLEADISQYEQSLTAASSALLQCQKSLEGLEEEELSPLLEKEEAMKQERRLASFRLSESASRLAENEGACRELERLLGKRRRLLEEYGPVNRLCLAADGKVSGTARMDFQTYVQRQYFSQMIHAANIRLRRMTQGQFLLRCREFGDLSLRGEAGLDLDVYSVDTDSVRDVKTLSGGEAFLAALSMALAMADVIQNTAGSVEMDALFIDEGFGSLDDEARARAISVLKELSGGKRMIGIISHVAELREQMGRKIVVKKGEEGSFIRLETEE is encoded by the coding sequence GGAAATTGATTTTGAAGCTCTGGGGGACGGGATTTTTCTGATCACAGGCGATACGGGAGCCGGAAAAACCACCATCTTTGATGCCATAGCCTTTGCCCTTTACGGGGAGACCAGCGGCCAGAGAAGGGACGGCTCTATGATGCGCAGCCAGTCTGCCTTACCAAAGCAGGAGACCAGGGTGGAACTGGTATTTTCAGACAGAGGAGAGGTTTACCGGATTGTGAGAAGCCCCTCCTATGAACGTCCGAGTCTGAGAAAGAAGAAGGACGGGGAGCAGGCCATGACGACCCAGCCGGCCAGAGTATCACTGTTTCTTCCGGACGGCTCGGAATTTCCCGGAAAGATTTCAGATGTCAATGAAAAAATACGGGAGATTGTGGGAGTTGACAGAGGGCAGTTTTCACAGACGGCTATGATTGCCCAGGGGGAGTACATGAGGCTTCTAACAGCAGGCTCCAGAGAGAGAAAGGAGATCTTTTCGAGAATTTTTGATACAGGAGTGTATGAGCGGATTCAGCGAAAGCTCAGAGAGCGAAACAGCGAGCTTGCAAAGAAGCTGGAGGACAATGGGAAGTTCTGCCTGCGGGAAGCTGAGCGCATCCGTGTGCCCGAGGAGAGCGGACTTGCCCCCAGGTGGGAGCAGGCAGTTTCCAGCCTGGAGAGCTGCCCGGAGGAGATTCTGGCTGTTTCAAAGGAGGCGTGCAGCTTCAGCAGGATGGAGGCTGAGAAGGAGCGCAGGGAGGATGAGAGACTGGTCGATGAGCTGCACAGGCTGGGCAGCAGGATTGAGAGAGCCCGGCGCGTGTCTGAGCTTAAAGAGCAGGAGAAAGCGGCGGAGGAACACCTGCGCCTGCTCCAGAGTTCTCAGGAGGTGTTTGAAGAGAAAAAGAGAAGGCTAAAACTGGGCAGGCAGGCGGCGCCGGTCTGGCAGAAGGAGGACGAAGCCAGGAAAAAGGAGGGAGAGTGGATCGAAGCGGGGGAGAGGCTCGGGGAGATAAAGGAAAAACTCTCAGCGCTCTCGGAAGATTTTTTGCAGGCAGAGAAGGACAGCGGGGAGGCAGAAAGCAGATACCGCGCAGAACAGCCGGGGCTTTTAGAGCAGGAGCAGGAACTGAAACGCTCCCTTCCTCTCTACCGTGAGCTGGAACAGTGCATGGCCTCCATCCGTGCAGAGGAGGTTCGCAGGGAGAGGACAAAGAGGGAGGAGGAGGCTTCTGCTGAAGGGCAGGAGGACTGTCTGAAACGCCTGGCTGCCCTGAAGGCGGAGAGAGAGGAAAAAAGAGACAGCGGCCTGAACCTGGAACGGTGCAGGGCTGAGATAGAGCGGCTGAAAAAGAGAAAGGACGAAGTTACCCAGCTTGGACGAAAGTTAAAGGAGCTGGAAGAGAGGGAGAAACGCTTAAAAGAGGAGCAGGATATTCTGGGCAGGGAGAGCAGGAACTATGAGCAGGCCGCCGCTGACTACGACAGGCTGTACCGGATATTTATACTGTCCCAGGCGGGGCTTCTGGCAGAGGAGCTCAGGGAGGGAAAGCCCTGCCCGGTCTGCGGTTCCTTAAGCCATCCCTGCCCTGCCCGGCTTCTGGATGAGCGCGTGACGGCAGAACAGCTGGATCGTGCAAAGAAAGTGAGAGAAACGGCTGACAGGGCTGCGAGAGAGCGCTTAGCCTGTGTGCGGGCCCTGAAAGCCGAGACAGGGGTAGTAAAAAGCCAGTGTGAAGCTATGTATGAGGCCATCAGAAAGCCAGGGGCGGATGAAGTTAAAGAACACGCGGTCTTTGACAGGCAGAATGCCTTTCAGGAAATGAGAGAGCTGTTTTTTGAACTTCAGGAAGAGCAGAGGCAGAGAGAGCGGGAAGAAAAAGAGTGGGAGAAGGCCAGGATCCGCCTGTCAGAGATTGACGTTTTGATGGAGAAGGAGGAGAAAAAAAGAGAGGATCTGGAAAGGAAGAGAAAGGAACTCTCCGGAGAGCTGGCAGGGACGGAGTCCAGGCTGAGCAGCCTGAAGGCGAGATACGAGGAGCAGAAAAAGCAGCTCCTCTTTGAGACAGGTGAGCAGGCAGAGGAGAGGCTTTCCAGGATACAGGAGGCTGCCGGAAAGCTCCTGGCCGAAAAGGAGAAGGCGGAAAAAAGGAAGGAGGAGCTTGGAAGGCAGACCGGTCTTCTGAAGGGGCGGCTGGCCTCCGAGGAGGAAAAAGAGAGGAAGCTTCTTAGTCAGAAAGAGCAGATTTACGGTGAGTGGCAGGAGCTTCTCCAGAAAATGGGATTTTCAGGAGAGGAGGAATACAGGAGTGCGATTCTTAAGGAGGGGGAACAGGAGCGCCTGGAAGCTGATATTTCACAGTACGAGCAGAGTCTTACTGCCGCCTCTTCCGCCCTTTTGCAGTGCCAAAAAAGCCTGGAGGGATTAGAAGAGGAGGAGCTTTCGCCTCTCCTCGAGAAGGAAGAGGCCATGAAGCAGGAGCGGCGGCTTGCCTCTTTCAGGCTTTCTGAGTCAGCCTCCAGACTGGCGGAAAATGAGGGAGCCTGCAGGGAGCTTGAAAGGCTCCTTGGAAAGAGAAGGAGGCTTCTTGAAGAATACGGGCCGGTCAACCGTCTCTGCCTGGCTGCAGACGGGAAGGTGAGCGGCACGGCGCGGATGGATTTCCAGACCTATGTGCAGAGACAGTACTTTTCCCAGATGATCCATGCGGCAAACATCAGGCTCAGGCGGATGACGCAGGGGCAGTTTCTCCTTCGGTGCCGGGAGTTTGGAGATCTCAGCCTGCGCGGGGAGGCAGGCCTGGATCTGGATGTATACAGTGTGGACACAGACAGCGTCCGGGATGTGAAAACCCTCTCCGGCGGCGAGGCCTTTCTGGCGGCCCTTTCCATGGCTCTCGCCATGGCAGATGTGATCCAGAATACGGCGGGGAGCGTGGAGATGGATGCGCTGTTTATCGACGAGGGCTTCGGCTCGCTGGATGATGAGGCCAGAGCCAGGGCGATCTCCGTTCTCAAAGAGCTGTCAGGCGGAAAGCGCATGATCGGCATTATCTCCCACGTGGCAGAGCTGAGAGAGCAGATGGGAAGGAAAATCGTAGTGAAAAAGGGGGAGGAAGGTAGCTTCATCCGTCTGGAGACGGAAGAGTAG
- the rsxC gene encoding electron transport complex subunit RsxC, producing MGLATFIGGIHPFEGKELSEDKPIQILPPVQGEEMVFPLSQHIGAPARPLVKKGDQVLKGQIIAEAGGFISANVICSVSGTVKGIEPRLVANGAMVDSIVVENDGQDNAAEGFGEKRDYTKLSKEEIRGIIKDAGIVGLGGAGFPTHVKLTPKDDAAIDTVIVNGAECEPYLTSDYRLMMEQPEKIIGGLKVILQLFDNAKGVIGIENNKPEAIKKITEMVKDEPRIEVCPLLTKYPQGGERTLIYAVTKREINSSMLPADAGCVVDNIDTVVSIYNAVCESTPLIRKIITVTGDAIANPQNFEVRLGTSYNRLVEAAGGFKEQPEKMISGGPMMGQALFSTDFPVAKTSSALTTFTKDEVAAQEPTPCIRCGRCVDVCPEHLVPQLMMSVAERGDLEGFQKLNGMECVECGCCAFTCPAKRPLTQAFKEMRKAVAASRRK from the coding sequence ATGGGTTTGGCTACATTTATAGGCGGTATTCATCCATTCGAGGGCAAAGAACTGTCTGAGGATAAACCGATTCAGATTCTTCCCCCGGTTCAGGGTGAAGAGATGGTATTCCCGCTGTCCCAGCACATCGGCGCTCCTGCCCGTCCTCTTGTTAAGAAGGGCGATCAGGTATTAAAAGGCCAGATAATTGCTGAGGCCGGCGGCTTTATTTCTGCCAATGTCATCTGTTCCGTCTCCGGCACGGTGAAGGGGATTGAGCCTAGGCTGGTGGCGAACGGCGCCATGGTTGACTCCATTGTTGTGGAGAACGACGGACAGGACAACGCGGCAGAAGGATTCGGTGAGAAGAGGGATTACACCAAGCTCTCCAAGGAAGAGATTCGCGGCATCATTAAGGATGCAGGAATTGTCGGATTGGGAGGAGCAGGCTTCCCGACACATGTAAAGCTGACTCCAAAGGACGACGCTGCCATTGACACAGTAATCGTAAACGGCGCTGAGTGTGAGCCGTATCTGACAAGCGATTACAGGCTTATGATGGAGCAGCCGGAGAAGATTATCGGCGGACTGAAGGTCATCTTACAGCTCTTTGACAATGCAAAGGGCGTGATCGGTATTGAAAACAATAAGCCGGAGGCGATTAAGAAGATTACCGAGATGGTGAAGGATGAGCCGAGAATCGAGGTATGTCCTCTTCTTACAAAGTATCCCCAGGGCGGCGAGCGTACTTTGATTTACGCGGTGACAAAGAGAGAGATCAACTCCTCCATGCTGCCGGCGGATGCAGGCTGCGTGGTGGACAACATTGACACGGTTGTCTCTATTTATAATGCAGTGTGCGAATCCACTCCGCTTATCAGAAAGATTATCACAGTAACCGGCGATGCCATTGCAAATCCGCAGAACTTTGAGGTAAGGCTGGGAACAAGCTACAACCGTCTGGTTGAGGCAGCCGGAGGCTTTAAGGAGCAGCCGGAAAAAATGATTTCCGGAGGCCCCATGATGGGACAGGCGCTGTTCTCCACAGACTTCCCGGTAGCCAAGACCTCCTCTGCGCTGACTACTTTCACAAAGGATGAGGTTGCGGCACAGGAGCCGACTCCATGTATCCGCTGCGGGCGCTGCGTGGATGTATGTCCTGAGCACCTGGTTCCACAGCTTATGATGTCCGTTGCCGAGAGAGGCGATCTGGAGGGCTTCCAGAAATTAAACGGCATGGAGTGCGTGGAGTGCGGATGCTGCGCGTTTACCTGTCCGGCCAAGAGGCCGTTAACTCAGGCCTTCAAGGAAATGAGAAAGGCTGTTGCGGCAAGCCGCAGAAAGTAG
- a CDS encoding RnfABCDGE type electron transport complex subunit D has protein sequence MGKLFNVSSSPHVRNKITTQSIMFDVAIAMIPASVYGVWQFGMHALLVLIATVVACVLSEYVYEKLMKKPITISDGSAVVTGMILALNMPPQIPLWMPCLGGVFAIIVVKQLYGGLGQNWMNPALAARCFLLISFAGKMTTFTEPFSDAVASATPLAQLKAGETVDVMAMFVGRIPGTIGEVSVIALLIGAAYLVWRRVISLRIPLTYIATVAVFAAIYSGFDMYYVAAHICGGGLIFGAFFMATDYVTSPITPKGQYVFGICLGLLTALFRIFGGSAEGVSYAIIFCNILTPLIEKYTLPTAFGKKGGKK, from the coding sequence ATGGGAAAATTATTTAACGTATCGTCATCACCTCACGTGAGAAACAAGATCACCACGCAGAGCATCATGTTTGACGTGGCGATTGCTATGATTCCTGCGAGTGTATACGGTGTATGGCAGTTCGGAATGCACGCCCTGCTGGTGCTGATTGCGACAGTAGTTGCCTGCGTGCTCTCCGAGTATGTATATGAGAAACTGATGAAGAAGCCGATCACCATTTCCGACGGAAGTGCTGTTGTAACAGGTATGATCCTGGCCCTCAACATGCCGCCGCAGATTCCGCTGTGGATGCCGTGTCTGGGAGGCGTGTTCGCGATCATCGTTGTAAAACAGCTTTACGGAGGACTTGGACAGAACTGGATGAACCCGGCTCTGGCAGCCAGATGCTTCCTCCTGATTTCCTTTGCAGGAAAGATGACAACCTTTACGGAACCGTTTTCTGACGCTGTTGCCAGTGCCACACCTCTTGCACAGTTAAAGGCAGGGGAAACTGTTGACGTGATGGCCATGTTCGTCGGACGGATTCCGGGAACCATCGGTGAGGTTTCTGTGATCGCTCTGTTAATCGGAGCTGCATACCTGGTTTGGAGAAGAGTCATCTCCCTCAGAATCCCGCTTACATACATTGCCACTGTGGCAGTATTTGCGGCGATTTACAGCGGCTTTGATATGTACTATGTGGCAGCCCACATCTGCGGCGGCGGACTGATCTTCGGTGCCTTCTTCATGGCAACAGATTATGTTACAAGCCCGATTACTCCAAAGGGACAGTATGTATTCGGAATCTGCCTGGGACTTCTCACGGCTCTGTTCCGTATCTTCGGCGGTTCTGCAGAGGGCGTTTCCTACGCGATCATCTTCTGCAACATTCTCACTCCGCTGATTGAGAAATATACCCTTCCGACAGCATTTGGAAAAAAGGGAGGTAAGAAATAA
- a CDS encoding FMN-binding protein: MAGKSGFMKDAFILFAITLISGLALGGVYEVTKEPIEQATIAANNATYQSVLPEASSFEEDTSLASSIETCNTELAGMDFGNVGVDSVLIAKDSSGAEAGYVINTHSNDSYGGPVEISVGFNAEGSISAIGFLAIDDTPGLGLKAKEPAFKDQYVGKNADALTVTKSGNAGETEINSISGATITSSATTNAVNAALYFLHNYLN; this comes from the coding sequence ATGGCAGGAAAATCTGGATTTATGAAAGACGCCTTCATCCTGTTTGCAATCACCCTCATTTCCGGTCTTGCACTGGGAGGCGTATATGAGGTAACAAAGGAACCTATTGAACAGGCAACTATTGCGGCAAATAATGCAACGTACCAGTCTGTTCTTCCTGAGGCCAGCAGCTTCGAGGAAGATACAAGCCTGGCATCTTCCATTGAAACCTGCAATACAGAGCTTGCCGGGATGGACTTTGGAAATGTAGGCGTTGACAGCGTTCTTATTGCAAAAGACAGCTCCGGAGCAGAGGCAGGATATGTGATTAATACACATTCTAACGACAGCTACGGCGGTCCGGTTGAAATCTCTGTAGGCTTTAATGCAGAGGGAAGCATTTCCGCTATTGGCTTCCTGGCCATTGATGATACTCCAGGTCTGGGCTTAAAGGCCAAGGAGCCGGCATTCAAGGATCAGTATGTGGGAAAGAATGCTGATGCACTTACAGTAACGAAGTCAGGAAACGCCGGAGAGACAGAGATTAACTCCATCAGCGGCGCTACTATCACTTCCAGTGCAACAACAAATGCAGTAAATGCAGCTCTGTATTTCCTGCACAATTATTTAAACTAA
- a CDS encoding RnfABCDGE type electron transport complex subunit B, whose protein sequence is MSVTGIIIAAVIVGATGIIIGVLLGIASEKFKVEVDEREILVREELPGNNCGGCGYPGCDGLAKAIAEGKAAVDACPVGGAPVGAKIAAIMGVEAGTSEKKVAFVKCKGTCDKTRVQYNYYGIRDCKKASVVPGAGDKACSYGCMGFGSCVAACQFDAIHVVDGIAVVDKEKCVACGKCVAACPQKLIELVPYKAEHLVQCNSHDKGPAVKAKCDAGCIGCTLCTKQCEFDAIHMDNNVAVIDYEKCTNCGKCAEKCPVKVIK, encoded by the coding sequence ATGAGTGTAACAGGTATTATTATCGCTGCCGTAATCGTCGGCGCTACCGGTATCATCATCGGTGTGCTCCTCGGGATTGCCAGTGAAAAGTTTAAAGTAGAAGTGGACGAGAGAGAGATTCTCGTCAGAGAAGAGCTGCCGGGAAACAACTGCGGCGGCTGCGGTTATCCCGGATGTGACGGTCTGGCGAAGGCCATCGCCGAGGGAAAAGCAGCCGTTGACGCCTGTCCGGTAGGAGGCGCCCCGGTAGGAGCTAAGATTGCAGCTATCATGGGCGTGGAGGCAGGTACCAGCGAGAAGAAGGTTGCCTTTGTAAAATGTAAGGGAACCTGCGACAAGACAAGGGTTCAGTACAATTACTACGGCATCCGGGACTGCAAGAAGGCATCTGTCGTGCCTGGCGCCGGAGATAAGGCCTGCTCTTACGGATGCATGGGCTTTGGCTCCTGTGTGGCTGCCTGCCAGTTTGACGCCATCCATGTTGTCGACGGCATTGCAGTTGTGGACAAGGAAAAATGCGTGGCCTGCGGCAAATGTGTAGCTGCCTGCCCGCAGAAGTTAATTGAGCTTGTTCCCTACAAGGCAGAGCATCTGGTACAGTGCAATTCCCACGACAAGGGGCCGGCTGTCAAGGCAAAATGCGACGCCGGATGTATCGGATGTACCCTGTGCACCAAGCAGTGTGAATTCGACGCCATCCACATGGACAACAATGTGGCTGTCATCGACTATGAGAAATGTACAAACTGCGGCAAGTGCGCAGAGAAGTGCCCGGTTAAGGTTATCAAGTAG
- a CDS encoding IS256 family transposase, translating to MSDKIIQLNEDLIKHDLKDLVRSSVEETLNALLDKEADELVNAEKYERSSDRQGYRSGHYKRNLHTAAGEVELKVPKLKGIPFETAIIERYRRRESSVEEALIEMYLAGVSVRRVEDITEALWGTKVSPGTISNLNKKAYEHIETWRTRPLSGSYPYVYVDGVYLKRSWGGEIQNVSVLVAIGVSQDGCREILGAAEGMKEDRESWRSFFVWLKERGLTGVRLIIGDKNLGMLETIPEVFPDARYQRCTVHFYRNIFSVTPRNKMKTVALMLKAIHAQESKDAAREKALQVSEKLRSMKLAKAAKKVEDGIEETLTYMDFPTQHWTRLRTNNAIERLNREIKRRTKAIGAFPDGQSALMLVCARLRHVAATSWGARRYMNMDHLFNPEEDQLSDIIAG from the coding sequence ATGTCTGATAAGATTATACAGCTAAATGAGGATTTAATAAAGCACGATTTAAAGGATCTTGTCCGCAGCAGTGTTGAGGAGACTTTAAATGCCCTGCTTGATAAGGAAGCCGACGAATTAGTTAACGCTGAAAAGTATGAGCGTTCTTCTGATCGCCAGGGATATCGTTCCGGCCATTATAAACGGAATCTCCATACAGCTGCAGGCGAAGTGGAGCTGAAAGTTCCAAAACTCAAGGGCATTCCTTTCGAGACGGCCATTATTGAAAGATATCGCCGCAGAGAATCTTCCGTGGAAGAAGCTCTGATTGAGATGTATCTGGCCGGTGTTTCTGTACGCCGCGTTGAGGATATCACCGAGGCTTTATGGGGAACAAAAGTATCTCCTGGAACCATCAGTAACCTGAACAAAAAGGCTTATGAACATATCGAAACCTGGCGTACCCGTCCGCTTTCTGGAAGCTATCCTTATGTTTACGTAGATGGCGTTTACCTGAAACGCAGCTGGGGCGGCGAAATCCAGAATGTTTCTGTTCTTGTTGCCATTGGCGTCAGCCAGGATGGCTGCCGGGAGATCCTTGGTGCCGCTGAAGGGATGAAGGAAGATCGTGAAAGCTGGCGTTCTTTCTTCGTATGGCTGAAGGAACGCGGGCTTACTGGTGTTCGATTGATCATTGGCGACAAGAACCTCGGCATGCTTGAAACGATTCCAGAAGTCTTTCCGGATGCCAGATATCAGCGTTGTACAGTTCATTTTTACAGAAATATATTTTCTGTTACGCCCCGTAACAAGATGAAAACGGTAGCGCTTATGCTCAAGGCGATCCATGCACAGGAGAGCAAGGATGCTGCTCGTGAAAAAGCGCTCCAGGTATCGGAAAAACTCCGGTCTATGAAGCTTGCCAAAGCTGCCAAAAAGGTGGAGGACGGAATCGAGGAAACCTTGACCTATATGGATTTTCCTACGCAGCATTGGACCCGGCTCCGGACCAATAACGCGATTGAGCGTCTCAACCGTGAGATTAAACGCCGTACAAAAGCGATCGGCGCTTTTCCTGACGGGCAGAGCGCCTTGATGCTCGTATGTGCCAGACTGCGTCATGTAGCAGCAACAAGCTGGGGAGCCAGACGTTACATGAATATGGATCATCTTTTCAATCCAGAAGAGGATCAGCTGTCTGATATCATAGCCGGCTGA
- the rsxE gene encoding electron transport complex subunit RsxE: protein MGKCMERLYNGIVKENPTFVLMLGMCPTLAVTTSAVNGLGMGLSTTAVLIFSNLIIALLRNIIPDRVRIPAFIVIVASLVTIVQLLIQGYLPSLYTALGVYIPLIVVNCIILGRAEAYASKNDALSSAFDGLGMGLGFTIALTCIGAVREILGSGGVFGFTFIPEDFRISIFVLAPGAFFVLSILQALQNKFKAPSATNGSVKRSELVCGGDCLHCQGSACSANHALIAEKVAEEAARKAAEKKAAAEKAAAAKKAAAEKAAQEQKAETPAAEAKKEADASKTE from the coding sequence ATGGGAAAATGTATGGAGCGTTTATATAACGGTATTGTCAAGGAAAACCCAACCTTCGTCCTGATGTTAGGTATGTGTCCGACCCTGGCTGTAACCACATCGGCCGTCAACGGTCTGGGCATGGGACTTTCCACCACAGCCGTTCTTATATTTTCAAACCTGATTATTGCGCTGCTGCGAAACATTATTCCGGATCGTGTTCGTATCCCGGCATTTATCGTTATTGTAGCCAGCCTTGTAACTATTGTACAGCTTTTAATTCAGGGTTATCTGCCCTCCCTTTACACGGCTCTGGGCGTATACATCCCGTTGATCGTAGTAAACTGTATCATTCTGGGCCGTGCAGAAGCATATGCTTCCAAGAATGATGCCCTTTCCTCCGCTTTCGACGGACTTGGAATGGGACTTGGATTTACCATTGCTCTGACATGTATCGGTGCCGTGCGTGAGATCTTAGGTTCCGGAGGTGTATTTGGATTTACCTTTATCCCGGAAGATTTCCGCATTTCCATCTTTGTTCTGGCTCCAGGTGCTTTCTTCGTACTTTCTATTTTGCAGGCATTGCAGAACAAGTTTAAGGCTCCGTCTGCCACAAATGGTTCCGTAAAGCGCTCTGAGCTTGTCTGCGGAGGCGACTGTCTTCACTGCCAGGGCTCTGCATGCTCTGCGAACCACGCCCTGATTGCCGAGAAGGTAGCTGAGGAGGCTGCGAGAAAGGCAGCAGAGAAGAAGGCGGCAGCTGAAAAGGCGGCAGCAGCAAAGAAGGCAGCAGCTGAAAAAGCAGCGCAGGAGCAGAAAGCGGAGACTCCTGCAGCAGAGGCAAAAAAGGAAGCTGACGCTTCCAAGACAGAGTAG
- a CDS encoding electron transport complex protein RnfA yields MKELLLIAIGQALVNNVVLSQFLGLCPFLGVSKKVETSAGMGAAVIFVITIASAVTNIIYTVFLNPETNIIVIGGQHVDLNYLQTIVFILVIAALVQFVEMFLKKNMVSLYQSLGVYLPLITTNCAVLGVALNNVTDGYNFIQSVVSGIGISVGFTIAIILLAGVREKIEHNDVPYNFQGSPIVLITAGLMSIAFFGFSGLI; encoded by the coding sequence ATGAAAGAATTACTTTTAATTGCCATCGGCCAGGCCCTGGTAAATAACGTCGTATTAAGCCAGTTCCTCGGACTTTGTCCGTTCCTTGGCGTATCCAAAAAGGTAGAGACATCTGCCGGAATGGGCGCAGCCGTTATCTTCGTTATTACCATTGCATCTGCGGTGACAAACATAATTTATACAGTATTCCTGAACCCGGAGACGAATATTATCGTCATCGGCGGACAGCATGTCGATCTGAATTATCTGCAGACGATTGTATTTATCCTTGTTATTGCAGCTTTAGTACAGTTCGTGGAGATGTTCCTGAAGAAGAACATGGTTTCCCTGTATCAGTCCCTGGGTGTTTACCTGCCTCTGATTACAACAAACTGTGCGGTACTCGGTGTTGCCCTGAATAACGTAACAGACGGATATAACTTCATCCAGAGCGTTGTCAGCGGTATCGGTATTTCCGTCGGATTTACAATTGCTATTATTTTGCTTGCAGGCGTGCGCGAGAAGATCGAGCACAACGATGTGCCCTACAATTTCCAGGGTTCACCGATTGTCCTTATCACTGCAGGTCTGATGTCAATTGCATTTTTCGGATTTTCCGGATTAATTTAA